In Sylvia atricapilla isolate bSylAtr1 chromosome 25, bSylAtr1.pri, whole genome shotgun sequence, a genomic segment contains:
- the GPR37L1 gene encoding G-protein coupled receptor 37-like 1: MLRQMLGGVGRCGPAQSGHCPIFRAVGDQQRARLPSCHRFIQPSAPPAPRAAAGAGPSGCARPQLPSRPGGCAASITRAPGGCGDRRGGTMPSPPLLLLLLLLLLAPGAAGSGRTQRGQAADSPEGQGVRERLRRGTEEDSKSVQQYVPGVRVEFPRPLNSASLHPTRALLPSSTDPSEPGVPTDRDRAEPRDNLTTVSDKRLQIHNPLYPVTESSYSAYAVMFLSLIVFTVGIIGNLSVMCIVWHNYYMKSAWNSILASLAFWDFLILFFCLPVVIFNEITKKRLLGDTSCRIVPFMEVSSLGVTTFSLCALGIDRFHAATSPQASTRPIEQCQSIIAKLAVIWVGSMTLSVPEILLWQLAQDTSPVSGVVTEYCTMKPSSNLPESIYSLVLTYQNARMWWYFGCYFCLPILFTVSCQLVTRRIRGTEKKSECRGSKHGQCEGHLNCTIIALTIIYGLCTTPENVCNIVVAYMSPDMSKQTLDLLNLINQFFLFFKCSVTPVLLLCLCRPLGQAFMDCCCCCCEGCGPDTTSSESSADSKLKTEMSSSIFFDKPRETPPPLLALGTPC; encoded by the exons ATGTTGAGGCAAATGCTGGGAGGTGTTGGGCGATGTGGACCTGCCCAGTCTGGCCACTGTCCCATCTTCCGGGCGGTGGGTGACCAGCAGAGGGCTCGGCTCCCCTCCTGCCACCGCTTTATCCAGCCCAGCGCTCCGCCGGCTCCCAGAGCCGCGGCCGGAGCCGGACCGAGCGGCTGCGCCCGGCCACAGCTCCCCAGCCGCCCCGGGGGCTGCGCCGCCTCCATCACACGCGCTCCCGGAGGGTGCGGGGACCGTCGCGGGGGCACGATGCCTTCGCCaccacttctgctgctgctgctgctgctgctgctggccccgggggcggcggggagcggcagGACTCAGCGCGGCCAGGCTGCGGACAGCCCGGAGGGGCAGGGGGTGAGGGAGAGGCTGCGCCGGGGCACGGAGGAGGACTCCAAGTCGGTGCAGCAGTACGTGCCGGGGGTGCGCGTGGAGTTCCCGCGGCCGCTCAACTCCGCCAGCCTGCACCCCACCAGGGCCCTGCTGCCGTCCAGCACGGACCCATCGGAACCGGGCGTCCCcacggacagggacagggcagagccccGAGACAACCTCACCACTGTGTCCGACAAGCGCCTGCAAATCCACAACCCCCTGTACCCGGTGACGGAGAGCTCCTACAGCGCCTACGCTGTGATGTTCCTGTCCCTCATCGTCTTCACGGTGGGCATCATCGGTAACCTCTCCGTGATGTGCATCGTGTGGCACAACTACTACATGAAGAGTGCCTGGAACTCCATCCTGGCCAGCCTGGCTTTCTGGGAtttcctcatcctcttcttCTGCCTGCCCGTGGTCATCTTCAACGAGATCACCAAGAAGCGGCTGCTGGGGGACACGTCCTGTCGCATTGTGCCCTTCATGGAG GTATCGTCACTGGGAGTCACCACCTTCAGCCTCTGTGCGCTGGGCATCGACAGGTTCCACGCGGCCACCAGCCCCCAGGCCAGCACCCGGCCCATCGAGCAGTGCCAGTCCATCATTGCCAAGCTGGCCGTCATCTGGGTGGGCTCCATGACGCTGTCGGTGCCCGAGatcctgctctggcagctggcGCAGGACACGTCGCCCGTGTCCGGCGTGGTGACCGAGTACTGCACCATGAAGCCCTCGTCCAACCTGCCCGAATCCATCTACTCTCTGGTGCTCACCTACCAGAACGCCCGCATGTGGTGGTACTTTGGCTGCTACTTCTGCCTGCCCATCCTGTTCACCGTCAGCTGCCAGCTGGTGACGCGGCGCATCCGCGGCACCGAGAAGAAGAGCGAGTGCCGGGGCAGCAAGCACGGCCAGTGTGAGGGTCACCTCAACTGCACCATCATCGCGCTGACCATCATCTACGGGCTCTGCACCACCCCCGAGAACGTCTGCAACATCGTGGTGGCCTACATGTCCCCCGACATGTCTAAGCAGACTTTGGATCTGCTCAACCTCATCAACCAGTTCTTCCTGTTCTTCAAGTGCTCGGTGACgcctgtcctgctcctgtgTCTCTGCCGTCCCCTGGGCCAGGCCTTCAtggactgctgctgctgctgctgcgagGGCTGCGGCCCCGACACCACCTCCAGCGAGAGCAGCGCCGACAGCAAGCTCAAAACAGAGATGTCCTCCTCCATCTTCTTTGACAAGCCCCGGGAGACTCCCCCACCCCTCCTGGCCCTTGGCACCCCATGCTAA